The Bordetella sp. FB-8 genome includes a window with the following:
- a CDS encoding beta-ketoacyl-ACP synthase: MSIALSTTWLSRPGVVCALGSGLAQVAQRLYAGDTSGMQASDAWIQGRTAVAGPYAGALPEWPEDLAPHQRSHNNQLLLAAALQIEPMLRQAVARHGPHRVGVVLGTSTSGINDNAPAFVTLRETGRWPHGYDYRRQALSSPAAFLAEWLGSAGPAQTISTACTSSARALMTARALLRMGFCDAVVCGGADSLCRFTLRGFASLGAISDALCNPFSAARKGITIGEAAALFLMQREAPDDNGVALLGGGASSDAWHMSSPEPGGRGARQAMQAALSEAGLQAADIGWVNLHGTGTELNDAMESLAMQAFFPDQGVPCASTKPMTGHALGAAGALEAVLAWITLSPEYADRPLPPHIWDGQADPALPALDFSGAGQAYAPGRRRVAMSNSFAFGGNNASLILGAAP, translated from the coding sequence ATGAGCATTGCGCTGTCCACGACCTGGCTCAGCCGTCCCGGCGTGGTATGCGCGTTGGGCAGCGGTCTTGCGCAAGTCGCACAGCGGCTCTATGCCGGCGACACCTCGGGCATGCAGGCCAGCGACGCCTGGATCCAAGGCCGCACCGCAGTGGCAGGCCCTTACGCCGGCGCTCTGCCCGAATGGCCCGAAGATCTCGCGCCGCATCAACGCAGCCACAACAACCAGCTGCTGCTGGCCGCCGCATTGCAGATCGAACCCATGCTGCGCCAGGCCGTAGCACGCCACGGTCCGCACCGCGTGGGCGTCGTGCTGGGCACCAGCACGTCCGGCATCAACGACAACGCGCCCGCCTTCGTCACGCTGCGCGAAACCGGGCGCTGGCCGCACGGCTACGACTACCGCCGCCAGGCACTGTCGTCGCCCGCGGCCTTCCTGGCCGAATGGCTGGGCAGCGCCGGACCGGCGCAGACCATCTCCACGGCCTGCACTTCCAGCGCACGCGCACTCATGACCGCGCGCGCCCTGCTGCGCATGGGTTTTTGCGACGCCGTAGTCTGCGGCGGCGCCGACAGCCTGTGCCGCTTCACCCTGCGCGGGTTCGCCTCGCTGGGCGCCATCAGCGACGCGCTCTGCAACCCGTTCTCCGCGGCGCGCAAGGGCATAACCATCGGCGAAGCCGCGGCGCTCTTTCTCATGCAGCGCGAGGCGCCGGACGACAATGGCGTGGCCCTGCTGGGTGGGGGCGCAAGCTCGGACGCCTGGCACATGTCCTCGCCCGAGCCCGGCGGCCGGGGCGCGCGGCAGGCCATGCAGGCGGCGCTGAGCGAGGCCGGGCTGCAGGCCGCCGACATAGGCTGGGTCAATCTGCACGGCACCGGCACCGAACTGAACGACGCCATGGAAAGCCTGGCCATGCAGGCCTTTTTTCCCGACCAGGGCGTGCCCTGCGCCTCGACCAAGCCGATGACGGGACATGCGCTGGGCGCCGCAGGCGCGCTGGAGGCCGTGCTGGCCTGGATCACCCTCTCGCCCGAATACGCCGATCGTCCCTTGCCCCCGCACATCTGGGACGGCCAGGCCGATCCCGCACTGCCTGCGCTCGATTTCAGCGGCGCGGGACAAGCCTATGCCCCGGGCAGGCGCCGCGTCGCCATGAGCAACTCTTTCGCCTTCGGCGGCAACAATGCCAGCCTCATTTTGGGAGCTGCGCCATGA
- a CDS encoding hotdog family protein, which yields MTPVIPRLPMPAAELLPHSGDIVLLDEILSCCEDALTASVSVKPSLVRPSLVRPSLFSQADGSLPPWIGLEILAQAVAAWAGWQALVTGKPVRLGFLLGTRQYECHVDAFPPGAVLTVQVERTLQDEAGMGIFQGSIQEGVRQIAQARLNVYQPDDISRYTQESEPE from the coding sequence ATGACGCCGGTCATACCCAGGCTGCCCATGCCTGCGGCCGAACTGCTGCCGCACTCGGGCGATATCGTGCTGCTCGACGAAATCCTGTCCTGCTGCGAAGATGCCCTGACGGCAAGCGTCAGCGTGAAGCCCAGCCTGGTGCGGCCCAGCCTAGTGCGGCCCAGCCTGTTCAGCCAGGCAGACGGCAGCCTGCCGCCCTGGATCGGGCTGGAAATCCTGGCACAGGCCGTCGCCGCCTGGGCCGGCTGGCAGGCCCTGGTGACGGGCAAGCCGGTGCGGCTGGGTTTCCTACTGGGCACACGCCAGTACGAATGCCACGTCGATGCTTTCCCGCCTGGCGCCGTGCTGACAGTCCAGGTCGAGCGCACGCTGCAAGACGAAGCCGGCATGGGTATCTTCCAGGGCAGCATCCAAGAAGGCGTGCGCCAAATCGCGCAGGCCCGCCTGAACGTGTATCAACCCGACGACATCTCACGCTATACGCAGGAAAGCGAACCCGAATGA
- a CDS encoding GatB/YqeY domain-containing protein gives MSTPLKTRIADEIKTAMRAKDTARLGTLRFLSAALKQKEVDERRELSDTEVTAIIEKQVKQRRESIAAFEQAGRTQSADQEKAELVVLQEFLPQAASAEEVAAVIDKALADVAAQGVSGPAAMGRAMAVVKPALAGRADMAEVSKLLKARLG, from the coding sequence ATGAGCACCCCCCTCAAGACCCGCATCGCCGACGAAATCAAGACCGCCATGCGCGCCAAGGACACGGCCCGCCTGGGCACGCTGCGCTTTCTCTCGGCTGCCTTGAAACAGAAAGAAGTCGACGAGCGCCGCGAACTATCCGACACCGAGGTCACGGCCATCATCGAGAAGCAGGTCAAGCAGCGCCGCGAATCCATCGCAGCCTTCGAGCAGGCCGGCCGCACGCAAAGCGCTGATCAGGAGAAAGCGGAACTGGTCGTGCTGCAGGAATTCCTGCCCCAGGCCGCATCGGCCGAGGAAGTCGCCGCCGTCATCGACAAGGCGCTGGCCGACGTCGCCGCGCAGGGCGTGAGCGGCCCGGCCGCCATGGGCCGCGCCATGGCCGTCGTCAAGCCCGCTCTGGCCGGCCGCGCCGACATGGCCGAAGTGTCCAAGCTGCTCAAGGCCAGGCTGGGCTGA
- a CDS encoding NAD(P)/FAD-dependent oxidoreductase, which translates to METREVVIIGAGPAGAVAAALLRRKGHDVLVLERQTFPRFSIGESLLAHCLEFVEEAGMMPAVRAAGFQTKNGAAFAWGDRYTDFDFREKFSPGPGTTFQVQRARFDQILADEAARQGVDVRFQQEVTGGEFTSQGALLQVRDLTSGESERIQARFVLDASGYGRVLARLLDLERPCDMPARKAVFTHVEDRITDDRFDREKILISVHPQHRGIWYWLIPFSNGRCSLGVVGDAALLDKTSDWTSPDDMLKQWVHAEPNLAKVLRDAVWDTPANALGGYSAAVKRLHGPSFALLGNAAEFLDPVFSSGVTIALKSSKLAADALHRQLRGEKIDWDVEFAQPLMVGVDTFRAYVQGWYEGVFQDVVFYEQAQPEIKRMISSILAGYAWDTDNPFVADPGRRLRMLAQICHTSAAIQ; encoded by the coding sequence ATGGAAACACGTGAAGTCGTCATCATCGGGGCGGGTCCCGCGGGCGCCGTCGCCGCCGCGCTGCTCAGGCGCAAAGGCCACGACGTGCTGGTGCTGGAACGGCAGACCTTTCCGCGCTTTTCTATCGGCGAAAGCCTGCTGGCGCACTGCCTGGAATTTGTCGAGGAAGCCGGCATGATGCCTGCCGTGCGGGCGGCGGGTTTTCAGACCAAGAACGGCGCGGCTTTCGCCTGGGGCGATCGCTACACGGACTTCGATTTCCGCGAGAAGTTCAGCCCCGGCCCCGGCACCACCTTCCAAGTGCAGCGTGCCCGCTTCGACCAGATACTGGCCGACGAGGCGGCCCGGCAGGGCGTGGACGTGCGCTTCCAGCAGGAGGTGACGGGCGGCGAATTCACCAGCCAGGGCGCCCTGCTGCAAGTGCGCGATCTGACGAGCGGCGAATCGGAACGGATCCAGGCCCGCTTCGTGCTCGATGCAAGCGGTTACGGCCGCGTCCTGGCGCGTCTGCTGGACCTGGAGCGCCCTTGCGACATGCCGGCGCGCAAGGCCGTCTTCACCCATGTCGAAGACCGCATCACGGACGACCGATTCGATCGGGAAAAAATCCTCATCAGCGTGCATCCGCAACACCGCGGCATCTGGTATTGGCTGATCCCTTTTTCCAACGGCCGCTGCTCGCTGGGCGTAGTCGGCGACGCGGCGCTGCTCGATAAGACCTCGGATTGGACCTCGCCCGACGACATGCTCAAGCAATGGGTCCATGCCGAGCCCAACCTTGCCAAGGTGCTGCGCGATGCGGTCTGGGACACCCCGGCCAACGCCCTTGGCGGCTACAGCGCCGCGGTCAAGCGCCTGCACGGACCGTCCTTCGCCCTGCTGGGCAACGCCGCCGAATTCCTCGACCCGGTCTTTTCCTCGGGTGTCACCATTGCGCTCAAGTCATCCAAACTGGCCGCCGACGCCCTGCACCGCCAGTTGCGCGGCGAAAAGATCGACTGGGACGTCGAATTCGCCCAGCCGCTGATGGTAGGCGTGGATACCTTCCGCGCCTATGTGCAGGGCTGGTACGAAGGCGTTTTCCAGGACGTGGTGTTCTACGAGCAGGCCCAGCCCGAGATCAAGCGCATGATCAGCTCCATCCTCGCCGGCTATGCCTGGGATACGGACAACCCCTTCGTGGCCGACCCCGGGCGCCGCCTGCGCATGCTGGCCCAGATCTGCCACACGTCCGCCGCCATCCAATGA
- a CDS encoding beta-ketoacyl-ACP synthase: MQRVVVTGMGGISALGHDWHAIAAAFDAGHNAVRVMPDWDRYAELNTRLAAPIPQFEVPGHWTRKQLRSMGRVSQLSVYAAERALSDAGLRDDPDIADGRMGVACGSSTGSTAEIRAFGNMLLNGVTDDLNANSYVRMMPHTTAANIGIFFGLKGRIIPTSSACTSGSQGIGYAYEAIRFGRQALMLAGGAEELCASEAIVFDALYATSQRNDAPELSPRPYDSQRDGLVIGEGAGMLVLESLDHALARGARIHAEIVGFGSNSDGSHITRPEAATMSVAMKQALDDARLPPEAIGYVNGHGTATEHGDIAETQATQAVFGTRVTISSQKSYLGHTLGACGALESWFSIEMLKHDRYIATLNLAQVDPRCGDLDYIMGAPRQASHEYVMNNNFAFGGINTSLIFRRWA; the protein is encoded by the coding sequence ATGCAGCGCGTCGTCGTCACCGGCATGGGCGGCATCAGCGCCCTGGGGCACGACTGGCACGCTATCGCGGCCGCCTTCGACGCCGGCCACAACGCCGTGCGCGTCATGCCAGACTGGGACCGCTATGCTGAACTCAATACCCGACTGGCGGCGCCCATTCCGCAATTCGAAGTCCCGGGCCACTGGACACGCAAACAGTTGCGCAGCATGGGCCGCGTCTCGCAGCTGTCCGTCTACGCCGCCGAGCGCGCGCTGTCGGACGCGGGCCTGCGCGATGACCCCGACATCGCCGACGGCCGCATGGGCGTGGCCTGCGGCTCGTCCACCGGCAGCACCGCGGAAATCCGCGCCTTCGGCAATATGTTGCTCAACGGCGTCACGGACGACCTGAACGCCAATTCCTATGTGCGCATGATGCCGCACACCACCGCGGCCAACATCGGCATCTTCTTCGGCCTGAAGGGCCGCATCATCCCCACCTCCAGCGCCTGCACCTCGGGCAGCCAGGGAATAGGCTACGCCTACGAAGCCATACGCTTCGGCCGCCAGGCGCTGATGCTGGCCGGCGGCGCCGAAGAACTCTGCGCCAGCGAAGCCATCGTCTTCGATGCGCTTTACGCCACCAGCCAGCGCAACGACGCGCCCGAGCTCTCGCCGCGCCCCTACGACAGCCAACGCGACGGCCTGGTGATCGGCGAAGGCGCCGGGATGCTGGTGCTCGAATCGCTGGACCATGCGCTGGCGCGCGGCGCGCGCATCCATGCCGAGATCGTCGGCTTCGGCAGCAACTCCGACGGCAGCCACATCACCCGCCCCGAGGCCGCGACCATGAGCGTGGCCATGAAGCAAGCCCTGGACGACGCGCGGCTGCCGCCCGAGGCGATCGGCTACGTCAACGGCCACGGCACGGCGACCGAGCATGGCGACATCGCCGAAACGCAGGCCACGCAAGCGGTCTTCGGCACCCGGGTCACCATCAGTTCGCAGAAAAGCTATCTGGGCCACACGCTGGGCGCCTGCGGCGCGCTGGAATCTTGGTTCAGCATCGAGATGCTCAAGCACGACCGCTACATCGCCACGCTCAATCTCGCCCAGGTCGATCCTCGCTGCGGCGATCTCGACTACATCATGGGCGCCCCGCGCCAGGCCAGTCACGAATACGTCATGAACAACAACTTCGCCTTCGGCGGCATCAACACCTCGTTGATCTTCCGCCGCTGGGCCTGA
- the fabG gene encoding 3-oxoacyl-ACP reductase FabG: MNTPTVLVTGSSRGIGRAIALALAAAGHDLVLHCRSRLEQAQAVRDEILGLGRQARILSFDLADRAQCRQALEADIETHGAYYGVVLNAGLARDAAFPALSGEDWDQVLHTNLDGFYNVLHPLAMPMVRRRAPGRIVCIASVSGLTGNRGQTNYSAAKAGIIAAAKSLAVELAKRQITVNCVAPGLIETDMIDDNVPVDEILKAIPAQRLGQPEEVAAAVAFLMSPAAAYITRQVLSVNGGLC, from the coding sequence ATGAACACGCCTACCGTTCTCGTCACCGGATCCAGCCGCGGCATCGGCCGCGCCATCGCCCTGGCGCTCGCCGCAGCCGGCCACGACCTGGTCCTGCATTGCCGCAGCCGTCTGGAACAGGCGCAGGCCGTGCGAGACGAAATCCTCGGCCTGGGCCGGCAAGCCCGCATACTGAGCTTCGACCTGGCCGACCGTGCACAATGCAGGCAGGCGCTCGAAGCCGACATCGAAACGCACGGCGCCTACTACGGCGTCGTCCTGAACGCCGGCCTGGCCCGCGACGCAGCCTTCCCCGCGCTCAGCGGCGAAGACTGGGATCAGGTCCTGCACACCAATCTGGACGGTTTCTACAATGTGCTGCATCCGCTTGCCATGCCTATGGTGCGGCGGCGCGCGCCCGGCCGCATTGTCTGCATCGCCTCGGTGTCGGGGCTGACCGGCAACCGCGGCCAGACCAACTACAGCGCCGCCAAGGCCGGCATCATCGCCGCGGCCAAGTCGCTGGCTGTCGAACTAGCCAAACGGCAAATCACTGTCAATTGCGTGGCGCCGGGCCTCATCGAAACCGACATGATCGACGACAATGTCCCCGTGGACGAAATTCTCAAAGCCATTCCCGCCCAGCGCCTGGGCCAGCCAGAAGAAGTCGCCGCGGCCGTCGCCTTCCTGATGTCGCCTGCCGCCGCCTATATCACCCGCCAGGTGCTGTCGGTCAACGGAGGGTTGTGCTGA
- a CDS encoding MMPL family transporter — protein MPTRIDRLLPRLFQFGLLILLCLGAWQCRHGWPVSSDLLSLLPPTRGDALQRQAQARVQEPLTRQMIALVGARKREDAVAQARALGARMTASRLFVRVQTDYSPDLAAVRAALLAGRVAMLPAADRQLLENDPAAYAARRAREIVDPFSAAGLIPLDQDWLGLTRRIQDALSPGGAVQFDPASDTLQAVHDGRTWVMVRAETIGSAFDQQSPRKVAALMRQARQELQAHQSRLLVTGGALFADAGRRQAVRESSLIGAGSVLGIVLVLLLALRRWRALLAFVPAAVGFLAGFVACVAVFGQIHVLTLVVGASLIGFVVDFPMHWLGKRYGIADWQAWPVMRRVLPGLTLSLAASLVGYVALAFTPFPALTQISVFSTAGLLGAYACTVCQMPAWFARWQPRPQPALARWADVLLGAIRTLHGRRAARRSIVFAGVLLCAGGIARLNLHDDLRQWLALPAPLLQQARQIGQITGFMPTSQFFLVRADSDDELLRRTSRVDAALERLKTKHELASYLSLSQLVAPIARQRQTQTRLADLAAQARPWQAFEQAGIPIHAIQAELRTLAALPPVGIKAALAGPQAEAWRGLWLGRHDGQSAGIVTLQGLPDAAVLAGVAAGIPGVTLVDQNSELNHMFTTTRIEAALLKLASYVLAALILLATLGRHATWRILAVPLAATCCTLAALGYLGCPLTLFSIFGLLLVSAIGVDYAVFIYERIAGPQACLVGIALAASCTLFSFGLLAFSGTPAIASFGLTVALGIVFCLLIAPWLSFSNKESPSHGNT, from the coding sequence GTGCCTACGCGCATTGACCGCCTGCTGCCGCGGCTGTTCCAGTTCGGCCTGCTGATCCTGCTCTGCCTGGGCGCCTGGCAGTGCCGGCACGGCTGGCCCGTCTCGTCCGACCTGCTGTCGCTGCTCCCGCCTACCCGCGGCGACGCTTTGCAGCGCCAGGCCCAGGCCCGCGTGCAGGAACCCTTGACCCGCCAGATGATCGCCCTGGTCGGCGCGCGCAAGCGCGAGGACGCAGTCGCCCAGGCGCGGGCATTGGGCGCGCGCATGACGGCCAGCCGCCTCTTCGTGCGCGTGCAAACCGACTACAGCCCCGATCTGGCCGCCGTGCGCGCCGCGCTGCTGGCCGGCCGCGTGGCCATGCTGCCGGCCGCCGACAGGCAGCTGCTGGAAAACGACCCCGCCGCCTATGCAGCACGCCGGGCGCGCGAAATCGTCGATCCGTTCTCGGCCGCCGGCCTGATACCGCTGGACCAGGACTGGCTGGGCCTGACGCGCCGCATCCAGGACGCGCTCAGCCCCGGCGGGGCCGTGCAATTCGACCCGGCCAGCGACACGCTGCAGGCCGTCCACGACGGCCGGACCTGGGTCATGGTGCGCGCCGAGACGATCGGCAGCGCCTTCGACCAGCAAAGTCCGCGGAAAGTCGCGGCGCTGATGCGCCAGGCCCGGCAGGAACTGCAGGCGCACCAGTCCAGGCTGCTCGTGACCGGCGGCGCCCTGTTCGCCGACGCGGGCCGACGCCAAGCCGTACGCGAAAGCAGCCTCATCGGCGCAGGATCGGTGCTGGGCATCGTGCTGGTGCTGCTCCTGGCGCTGCGGCGCTGGCGGGCGCTCCTGGCGTTCGTGCCCGCCGCGGTAGGCTTTCTGGCCGGTTTCGTCGCCTGCGTCGCGGTCTTCGGCCAGATCCACGTGCTGACTCTGGTCGTGGGCGCCAGCCTGATCGGCTTCGTCGTTGACTTTCCCATGCACTGGCTGGGCAAACGCTACGGCATCGCCGACTGGCAGGCCTGGCCGGTCATGCGCCGCGTGCTGCCGGGCCTGACCCTCAGCCTGGCTGCGAGCCTGGTGGGCTATGTGGCGTTGGCCTTCACGCCGTTTCCCGCCCTGACGCAGATATCCGTCTTTTCCACCGCGGGCCTGCTGGGCGCCTATGCCTGCACGGTATGCCAGATGCCGGCCTGGTTCGCGCGCTGGCAACCCCGGCCCCAGCCAGCGCTGGCCCGCTGGGCTGACGTATTGCTGGGCGCGATCCGGACACTGCACGGCCGGCGCGCGGCGCGCCGGTCCATCGTGTTTGCCGGCGTCTTGCTCTGCGCCGGCGGCATCGCGCGGCTGAACCTGCACGACGATCTGCGCCAGTGGCTGGCCCTGCCGGCGCCGCTGCTGCAACAAGCGCGCCAGATCGGCCAGATCACAGGCTTCATGCCCACCAGCCAATTCTTCCTGGTGCGGGCCGACAGCGATGATGAACTGCTGCGCCGCACGTCCCGGGTCGATGCCGCGCTGGAACGGCTCAAGACCAAACACGAACTGGCCTCCTACCTCTCGCTGAGCCAGTTGGTCGCACCCATCGCGCGCCAGCGGCAGACGCAAACGCGCCTGGCCGATCTCGCCGCGCAAGCGCGGCCCTGGCAGGCCTTCGAACAGGCGGGGATCCCCATCCATGCCATCCAGGCCGAACTCAGGACGCTGGCCGCCCTGCCCCCAGTGGGCATAAAAGCCGCGCTCGCCGGACCGCAGGCCGAAGCCTGGCGCGGCCTCTGGCTGGGCCGGCACGACGGGCAATCGGCCGGCATCGTCACCCTGCAGGGCCTGCCCGACGCAGCCGTGCTGGCGGGCGTCGCGGCCGGCATTCCCGGCGTGACGCTGGTCGACCAGAACAGCGAACTGAACCATATGTTCACCACCACCCGCATCGAAGCCGCGCTGCTCAAGCTGGCCTCGTACGTCCTGGCCGCACTGATCCTGCTGGCCACGCTAGGACGGCATGCAACCTGGCGCATCCTGGCGGTGCCGCTGGCGGCAACGTGCTGTACGCTCGCCGCGCTGGGCTACCTGGGATGTCCGCTCACGCTGTTCAGCATCTTCGGACTGCTGTTGGTTTCGGCCATCGGTGTGGACTACGCTGTCTTCATCTACGAGCGCATCGCCGGCCCGCAAGCCTGCCTGGTGGGCATCGCGCTGGCCGCGAGCTGCACCCTGTTTTCTTTCGGCCTGCTGGCTTTCAGCGGCACGCCGGCCATTGCCAGCTTCGGCCTGACCGTGGCGCTGGGCATCGTCTTCTGCCTGCTGATCGCTCCCTGGCTGAGCTTCTCGAACAAGGAATCCCCTTCCCATGGAAACACGTGA
- a CDS encoding outer membrane lipoprotein carrier protein LolA — translation MKRWILLTLLALVPCMAGAFGLGQLQAQLRAAPIVRGHFVQQKFLRSLPQPLTSRGDFTLAQGKGLLWQLTSPFAQDLRITPQGIAKRDERGQWQALPQQLGASRETGLFLAVLAGDTHGLQENFDISLTGHAQDWTMTMKPSSALLSQVFDAIVIQGDALVRRIELRETQGDRTVLQLQDLQPATQLNAQEQRAYAH, via the coding sequence ATGAAACGATGGATACTGCTAACCCTGCTCGCGCTGGTCCCCTGCATGGCCGGTGCCTTCGGGCTCGGCCAATTGCAAGCGCAACTGCGCGCCGCGCCCATCGTGCGAGGCCATTTCGTGCAGCAAAAATTCCTTCGATCCCTGCCCCAGCCCCTGACCAGCCGCGGCGATTTCACCTTGGCGCAGGGCAAGGGCCTGCTGTGGCAACTGACCAGTCCCTTCGCGCAGGACCTGCGCATCACCCCGCAAGGCATCGCCAAACGCGACGAGCGAGGGCAATGGCAAGCTCTGCCCCAGCAGTTGGGCGCAAGCCGCGAGACCGGCCTCTTCCTGGCGGTGCTGGCCGGGGACACGCACGGTCTGCAGGAAAACTTCGACATATCGCTCACCGGCCACGCCCAGGACTGGACCATGACCATGAAACCCAGTTCGGCGCTGCTGAGCCAGGTCTTTGACGCCATCGTGATCCAGGGCGATGCGCTGGTACGGCGCATCGAACTGCGCGAAACCCAGGGCGACCGCACCGTGCTGCAACTGCAGGACCTGCAGCCAGCCACGCAACTCAACGCCCAGGAGCAGCGTGCCTACGCGCATTGA